Proteins co-encoded in one Gopherus evgoodei ecotype Sinaloan lineage chromosome 4, rGopEvg1_v1.p, whole genome shotgun sequence genomic window:
- the DEF6 gene encoding differentially expressed in FDCP 6 homolog isoform X2, whose protein sequence is MPYLNKYILDKVEEGAFVKEDFDELCWTLTAKKNYKPDRNGNSVVSHKDAFKLWCLFNFLSEDKYPLVMVPDEVEYLLKKVCTAMNVELNCCELDDYLSQDPQHQSGMTVWQFLDLVNSGKLLRGIEREAVSMAVEEVYQEVIEDMLKQGYLWKKGQLRRNWSERWFTLKPSALSYYMSEERKEKKGSIALDKHCCVEVLPDRDGKRCMFCVKTSSRTYEMSASDTKQRQEWTLAIQTAIRLQAEGKKSLHKDLKQKRREQREQRERRKAAKEEEMQRLKQLQEEKERKLQELELLKEAQRQAELLLQEEEQRRRLQHEEMQKTLEIQLKEAEQARASMQAEMVLKEAEAERQRKRIVELEEMQERLQEALHQEVKARQDEESVRYAQARLLAEEEEKLKELMKLKEEQEEYIIQTQREKQVLKQEMENKSKYLEEAQKQLEEVRENRQRVDQDVMAAQRKLRQASTNVKHWNVQMNRLMHPIGPGEKRMTACGGFPSIPPVLLTRRESSLKLRQRLEDKNYDLEREDSKKNVNNSETRRLSLSPDMDTTATEPSN, encoded by the exons GTGGAGGAAGGGGCTTTTGTCAAGGAGGATTTTGATGAGCTCTGCTGGACGTTGACGGCAAAGAAGAATTACAAGCCCGACCGGAATGGGAACAGTGTTGTGTCCCATAAGGACGCCTTCAAGCTCTGGTGTCTCTTTAACTTCCTCTCTGAAGACAAATACCCTCTTGTCATGGTCCCAGATGAG GTGGAGTACCTGCTGAAGAAGGTCTGCACTGCCATGAACGTGGAGCTGAACTGCTGCGAGCTGGACGACTACCTCTCGCAGGATCCCCAGCACCAGAGCGGTATGACGGTCTGGCAGTTCCTGGACCTGGTGAACTCGGGAAAGCTCCTGCGGGGGATCGAGCGGGAGGCCGTCAGCATGGCCGTTGAAGAGGTGTACCAGGAGGTCATTGAGGACATGCTCAAACAG GGCTACCTCTGGAAGAAGGGCCAGCTGAGGCGAAACTGGTCCGAGCGATGGTTCACACTAAAGCCCAGCGCCCTGTCCTACTACATGAGCGAGGAGCGGAAGGAGAAGAAAGGCAGCATTGCCTTGGACAAACACTGCTGCGTGGAG GTCCTGCCTGACCGGGACGGGAAAAGATGCATGTTCTGTGTGAAAACCTCTTCCCGCACGTATGAGATGAGTGCCTCGGACACCAAACAGCGGCAGGAGTGGACACTAG ccatTCAGACAGCGATCCGGTTGCAAGCGGAGGGGAAGAAGTCCCTGCACAAGGACCTGAAGCAGAAGCGACGGGAGCAGAGAGAGCAGCGGGAGAGGCGGAAGGCCGCCAAGGAGGAGGAGATGCAGCGCCTcaagcagctgcaggaggagaaggagcggAAGCTGCAGGAGTTGGAGCTGCTCAAGGAGGCCCAGCggcaggcagagctgctgctgcaggaggaagAGCAGCGGCGCCGGCTGCAGCACGAGGAGATGCAGAAGACCTTGGAGATCCAGCTGAAGGAGGCTGAGCAG GCTCGCGCCTCCATGCAGGCTGAGATGGTGCTGAAGGAGGCGGAGGCCGAGCGGCAGCGGAAGCGGATCGTGGAGCTGGAGGAGatgcaggagcggctccaggagGCCCTGCATCAGGAGGTGAAGGCACGGCAGGACGAGGAGTCTGTGAGATACGCCCAGGCCAG GTtgctggctgaggaggaggagaagctgaaGGAGCTAATGAAGCtgaaggaggagcaggaggaataCATCATCCAAACCCAGCGGGAGAAGCAGGTCCTTAAGCAGGAGATGGAAAACAAGAGCAAATATTTGGAAGAGGCCCAAAAGCAGCTGGAAGAAGTGAGAGAGAACAGGCAGAGGGTAGACCAGGATGTCATG GCAGCCCAGAGGAAACTCCGACAGGCCAGCACCAATGTCAAGCACTGGAACGTCCAGATGAATCGACTGATGCACCCCATTGGGCCAGGAG AGAAGCGTATGACAGCGTGTGGAGGATTCCCCAGCATCCCGCCTGTGCTCCTCACTAGAAGGGAGTCGTCCCTCAAGCTCAGGCAGAGATTAGAAGATAAGAACTATGATCTTGAGAGGGAAGACAGCAAGAAGAACGTGAACAACAGCGAGACCAGGAGGCTGTCGCTATCTCCTGATATGGACACCACGGCCACAGAACCCTCCAACTAG